A DNA window from Aquarana catesbeiana isolate 2022-GZ linkage group LG01, ASM4218655v1, whole genome shotgun sequence contains the following coding sequences:
- the LOC141112541 gene encoding fibrinogen alpha chain-like translates to MLRATLVTLLLCFASTAWTAVDFEDTDATGRGPRILEQKAAAGCKQEKNWPVCSDEDWGPKCPSGCRIQGLTTQADKEFSKRIDTIKQKLKDGESNYKTIDIRTKTTYELVKGNLVAAQQTDGAYNQVTENLRRKIEFLKTKVTTQIDRIKLLQKNIRNQVVEMKRLEVDIDIKLRSCKGSCAKGVEYNVDYDSYENIQKQLLQAESTDLRPNVNPIPMLKMRPIKDEAVTDSRYKTLAQQKEEYPIFSDIRQYSFVLEGKSKEVSGQPVSTSTVYGSTKGEPTQTFVIYGDKGTQPVKVSGGDKTSVTTDSRVITCTKTITKKIVHGPDGPKEEVFETTSGQECEKLEELKKEGKGEFDSDGTYTVKVTGSGSAGGAYIPSWEDFVSGKQVSGSSSSTGSSTSKTQSSSSKTQTSFTIGEDEFDDFSHTDLGPPSFQPGKTQSSSGSTTYSKTVVSSSSGTTRDGTEWGTKYKSGPVFEDLGPIQVDNSEEDKPDFSARSVRPGVRKTSSNAGSDCADILQKHSSGGKSGIFKIKPEGSQTELSVYCDQDTQIGGWLLIQQREDGSVNFNRTWQDYKHGFGSVDANGKGELWLGNKYIHMLSQNETILRVELEDWSGKQAFAEYIFRLGSESEGFSLHASSYEGSAGDALKEGSKEDSENTSHDKMKFSTYDRDNDKWEENCAEMYGGGWWYNNCQAANLNGIYYTGGQYDPRNNVPYEIENGVVWLSFKPDDYSLKTVKMKIRPVETA, encoded by the exons ATGCTGAGAGCAACACTTGTGACCTTGTTGCTCTGCTTCGCAAGCACCGCATGG ACAGCGGTGGATTTTGAAGATACCGATGCTACTGGTCGTGGCCCCAGAATTTTGGAACAGAAAGCTGCTGCTGGCTGCAAGCAAGAGAAAAACTGGCCAGTGTGTTCAGATGAGGATTGG GGCCCCAAATGTCCTTCTGGATGCAGGATTCAAGGCCTAACTACACAAGCTGACAAAGAATTTAGCAAGAGAATTGATACCATTAAACAGAAACTAAAGGATGGAGAAAGCAACTATAAAACCATTGACATCAGAACCAAGACAACATATGAGCTTGTCAAAGGAAATCTGGTGGCAGCACAAC AGACTGATGGTGCATATAACCAGGTGACTGAAAACCTCAGGAGAAAGATTGAGTTCTTGAAAACTAAAGTTACCACTCAGATTGACAGaatcaaattgctgcaaaaaaacataagaaacCAGGTGGTGGAAATGAAGCGCCTTGAG GTTGATATTGACATTAAACTCCGTTCTTGTAAAGGATCCTGTGCAAAGGGCGTTGAATATAATGTGGATTATGACAGCTATGAAAATATCCAGAAACAGCTCTTACAAGCCGAATCTACTGATCTGAGACCAAATGTCAATCCTATACCTATGCTGAAGATGAGACCAATTAAAGATGAAGCTGTGACTGATTCACGTTACAAGACACTTGCCCAGCAGAAAGAAGAATATCCCATATTCTCTGATATTAGACAATATTCATTTGTACTAGAAGGGAAAAGTAAAGAGGTAAGTGGACAACCAGTGTCCACTTCGACTGTCTATGGCAGCACAAAAGGGGAACCCACCCAAACATTTGTTATTTATGGGGATAAAGGTACACAACCAGTGAAAGTATCTGGGGGAGATAAGACATCTGTCACAACTGACAGTCGAGTCATTACATGCACAAAAACCATTACTAAGAAAATAGTTCATGGGCCAGATGGACCTAAGGAAGAAGTTTTTGAAACAACAAGTGGACAAGAGTGTGAGAAATTAGAAGAGctaaagaaagaaggaaagggcGAGTTTGACTCCGATGGCACATACACTGTGAAAGTAACTGGAAGTGGCAGTGCAGGAGGTGCCTACATTCCAAGTTGGGAAGACTTTGTTAGTGGTAAACAGGTCAGTGGTAGCAGCTCTTCTACTGGAAGTTCAACCTCTAAAACTCAGAGTTCATCATCAAAAACTCAGACTTCATTCACCATCGGAGAAGATGAATTTGATGATTTTAGCCATACGGACCTTGGTCCTCCTAGTTTCCAGCCAGGTAAAACACAAAGCTCTTCTGGATCCACTACATATTCCAAGACTGTAGTAAGCAGCAGCAGTGGGACCACAAGGGATGGAACCGAGTGGGGTACTAAATACAAGAGTGGGCCAGTATTTGAAGATCTCGGTCCAATACAAGTTGACAACAGTGAAGAAGACAAGCCTGATTTTTCAGCCCGCAGTGTGAGACCAGGAGTGAGAAAAACATCATCTAACGCTGGAAGTG ACTGTGCTGATATCCTCCAGAAACACAGTTCTGGTGGCAAAAGTGGCATTTTCAAAATCAAGCCAGAGGGATCCCAAACAGAGCTGTCAGTGTATTGTGACCAAGACACCCAGATAGGAGGATGGCTTTTGATTCAACAGAGAGAAGATGGATCTGTGAATTTTAACAGGACATGGCAAGACTACAAGCATGGATTTGGATCTGTGGATGCAAATGGGAAAGGAGAACTTTGGTTAGGAAATAAATACATACACATGCTGAGCCAGAATGAGACAATTCTCAGGGTTGAGCTAGAGGACTGGTCTGGCAAGCAGGCTTTTGCGGAATATATCTTTCGCTTAGGGTCAGAATCAGAGGGTTTTTCTCTTCATGCTAGTAGTTATGAAGGTTCGGCAGGGGATGCGCTCAAAGAAGGCTCTAAAGAAGACAGTGAAAACACCTCTCATGATAAAATGAAGTTTAGCACATATGATAGGGACAATGACAAATGGGAGGAGAATTGTGCAGAAAtgtatggaggggggtggtggtacaataACTGCCAAGCTGCCAATCTGAATGGGATTTACTATACTGGAGGTCAATATGATCCTAGGAATAATGTCCCCTATGAGATTGAGAATGGAGTTGTTTGGTTGTCTTTCAAGCCAGATGATTATTCTCTAAAAACTGTGAAAATGAAAATACGGCCTGTGGAAACTgcataa